The region TTATTGATGAAAAGCAATGCCGGATGCTGTTAGATAACCTCAAGACAAGGTTGAGGGATGTAAATTATGAGGGGTCTTTATTAAAATCCAACGACCTGCTCTTAGCCATAGACAGCAAAGGCAATGCAGTAAAGGATGCTTCCGGCAGTCTGCTGGTCATCATCTGCAACTTTGAACTGATATGGAAGCTGCCCGCAAAAACCTGAGGGTAAATCAGTTTACTTTATGTTTATTTCACCCATCTCCAAATGTTTTATGTCAGGGTTATGTGCTGTCAAGTTTGGTATTGACATCCAATAAAATAGAATGTATCATAGTACTATTAATTATTGGTAATTGATTATAGTATGGTATAATGAAATATGATAAAGCGAACAATATCCGCACAAATAACCGAAGCAATTACTACGCCTAACAGGGCAATTATTCTCTATGGTCCCCGGCAGGCAGGGAAAACAACCCTTATACAATCGCTGTTCAAGCAAAAATCCGGTAACCACGAAGAGCTTTTTTTTAATGGGGACGACCTATTCGCTCAGGATTTATTCAGCCGTAATGAACTTGAGGCGCTGTCTCGGATTGTAGGGAGCAATAAAATCGTGGTCATAGATGAAGCCCAGCGCATAGCAAACATCGGGCTGACGCTGAAACTGCTCGTGGACAATCTGCCGGTTACTGTCATTGCATCAGGGTCAGCGTCTTTTGAGCTGGCAGACAAAATAAACGAACCGCTTACAGGCAGGACAAAAACGTTTTGGCTCTATCCCCTGTCGTGGAAAGAGGTATCAGGACAATACAGTAAAACCATGCGCAAAACAGCGTTGGAAGAAATGCTCCGCTTCGGCATGTACCCTAAAGTCCACAGTCTGTCAGCCCGGGAAAAAGCAGATTATCTTTACGAATATCTGAACAACTACCTCTACCGCGATCTTCTGACCTTTGAAAGCATCCGCAAACCAAAGAAGGTCGTTGATCTGCTGGTGCTGCTTGCCCTTCAAATCGGCAAAGAAGTGTCAATCGCAGAACTGGCAAAGCATCTGGCTGTGAACCAAAAAACCATTGAAAGTTACCTGGATATTCTCGTAAAAATGTTTATACTCGTCAACCTGCGCGGCTTTAGCCGCAATCTGCGCAAGGAGATATATAAAACATCAAAGTACTACTTTACAGACACAGGACTTCGCAATGCACTTATACGCAACTTCAATCCGCTCAACATCCGGGCTGATGCCGGAGAGCTTTTTGAAAACTGGTTCATCATGGAAAAAATAAAACATATGAGCAACTCCCGCCAATACGCAAACTTCTATTTTTGGAGAACATACGACCAGCAGGAGATAGACCTGATAGAAGAAAAAGAAGGCAGATTAACAGGCTATGAATGCAAGCTTTCAACGAAAAAAAAGTTCGCTCCGCCCAGGGACTGGCTTGCCTCTTACAAAACCGCTGGCTTTAAGACTGTGCATGCGGAAAATTGCTTTGGTTTTTTAGAATAGGAGCTTATATGCAAAAACCAATAGTTGCCATTGTTGGAAGGCCGAATGTCGGCAAATCCACGCTGTTTAATAAAATTATCGGCAAAAAAATTGCCGTCGTGGGCGAAACCCCGGGCTTAACGCGGGACAGAATTTACGGCGAAGCCGTATGGGAGAAAAAACAGTTTTTTGTCGTTGATACCGGAGGATTCCTGCCGGAGGCAACGGAGGATATCGCAAGAGAGGTAAAAAAGCAGGCATTAGCCGCAATAGAAGAGGCTGACATAATTCTTATGCTGATGGATGCATCCTCAGGGCTCATGCCCATTGACACAGCGCTGAATAATACCCTGAGAAAACATGACAAAAAAGTATTTTATGCGGTAAACAAGATAGACAGTCAAAAAAAAGAGTCTGCCCTGTATGAATTTTATTCATTAGGTGAAGATTTGCACCCGGTCTCTGCGCTCTGTGGATACGGATTTGACGAGCTTATGGATAAAATCTCTGAGGTCCTGCCTGAGATTCAGGAAGCGCCTGCACAATATCCGCAGATTGCAATCGTAGGAAGGCCCAACGTCGGTAAATCCACGCTTGTCAATTCGCTTCTCGGAGCTGAGAGGATGATTGTAAGTCCGGTGGCAGGCACCACGCGAGATGCCGTTGATTCCATATGCACATATTACGGGAGAAAATACCTTGTTATTGATACCGCAGGGATAAGAAGAAAGGGAAAAATGGCGCAGACACTTGAACGCTTTTCCTTTCTGAGGACGCTTAAAAACATTGAGCGGTGCGATATAGCCCTGATTGTCATGGATGCATCAGAAGGGGTCGTTGAGACAGACCAGAAGATAGCCAGCCTTGTACATGACACAGGCAAAGGGGCTATTATCCTGCTTAATAAATGGGACCTCGTGGAAAAAGATAATTCCACCCTTAAAACAGTAGAGAAAAAACTCAGGGAAAAACTGTGGTTTATGCCTTATGTGCCGGTCATAACCATATCCGCATTAAGCAGGCAGCGGGTTACAAAGATATTTTCCCTGATTGATGAAGTAATAGCTGAAAGCTCCAAAAGAATTCCTACTCACGATTTAAACGTATTCCTCAAAAAAAGCCTTGCAGTCCAGCCGCCGCCGATA is a window of Nitrospirota bacterium DNA encoding:
- a CDS encoding ATP-binding protein, producing MIKRTISAQITEAITTPNRAIILYGPRQAGKTTLIQSLFKQKSGNHEELFFNGDDLFAQDLFSRNELEALSRIVGSNKIVVIDEAQRIANIGLTLKLLVDNLPVTVIASGSASFELADKINEPLTGRTKTFWLYPLSWKEVSGQYSKTMRKTALEEMLRFGMYPKVHSLSAREKADYLYEYLNNYLYRDLLTFESIRKPKKVVDLLVLLALQIGKEVSIAELAKHLAVNQKTIESYLDILVKMFILVNLRGFSRNLRKEIYKTSKYYFTDTGLRNALIRNFNPLNIRADAGELFENWFIMEKIKHMSNSRQYANFYFWRTYDQQEIDLIEEKEGRLTGYECKLSTKKKFAPPRDWLASYKTAGFKTVHAENCFGFLE
- the der gene encoding ribosome biogenesis GTPase Der — its product is MQKPIVAIVGRPNVGKSTLFNKIIGKKIAVVGETPGLTRDRIYGEAVWEKKQFFVVDTGGFLPEATEDIAREVKKQALAAIEEADIILMLMDASSGLMPIDTALNNTLRKHDKKVFYAVNKIDSQKKESALYEFYSLGEDLHPVSALCGYGFDELMDKISEVLPEIQEAPAQYPQIAIVGRPNVGKSTLVNSLLGAERMIVSPVAGTTRDAVDSICTYYGRKYLVIDTAGIRRKGKMAQTLERFSFLRTLKNIERCDIALIVMDASEGVVETDQKIASLVHDTGKGAIILLNKWDLVEKDNSTLKTVEKKLREKLWFMPYVPVITISALSRQRVTKIFSLIDEVIAESSKRIPTHDLNVFLKKSLAVQPPPIYKSKPVKLNYITQAGIKPPSFVIFTNRLEGIKQPYIKFLENQLRKGFAFTGVPVKFYIRQSRKTHKQT